A segment of the Spodoptera frugiperda isolate SF20-4 chromosome 29, AGI-APGP_CSIRO_Sfru_2.0, whole genome shotgun sequence genome:
AAGTATTCTTCATTTATAACTtagataagataataattatgaatgtttaCTGCAATAAACAAGTTTTGGTTCTATGATATTTGTAAATAGGAGAGTagataaaagataaacaaatggGTAGTTCTACGGTAGCTTAAGGCTTGTTGGTTGAGTGTGATTTATGTAGTAAGTAGTAGTAAGATATTACATGGTAACTTGTTTATGACAGCGTCCTGTTTCATTTGATTTATTGAGTAAATCGATTTTGAGTTATGACATTTTTGTCTTTGATTCTTCGCAGTAGGTATAGTATTGTGTGTCTTATAGcataattttacttaatttcaaCCGAGAAGATCCAATGATTTTTtatgttgaattttattttaagtaatggTAATATTAGTTCGGGTTTTTCGATCTGAAATTCTTTTTGAGAGGTCTGAAATTATGCTAGATAAGTAGATTGAAAAACCAAATAAAGtttttggatttatttatttagaatccATGTTTGTAAACAGATTTGTTAACTTACACATAAGgtctgtttaaaaaaaagtataaatattgctACGAAAAGTACGCACAGTTAATGATGTATGGCTAACAGAAATGAAAAGGAAAAAGTGAATTATAcagcttaattattataatcacaaGTCTTAAAACAACGCTATAACCACAAAACCTATGGATAAGTTCAAATCTACCTGAGCATTGttaacataattttgattataaataaattatctttttaacattgaatttttaataaagaattaattttattgaatatacAATTGtcaaaagaaatatattctaTCTACAATATAcaagtaacaaacatttaactATGTACATTCAATAGTTCGGACTAGTTCACGATTGTATTCGAAAAGTGTGTAagaatttttttacaaaatttacaaGAGGAACACCACGGACAGTCTGGAGTGTCCAATTTTGACACGAATGGCTGAGCTTTTACAAAAGATGGGCGTAATGGCTTGAAATCGTGTTAATTGCTAACTTTACTAAACATTTCACACATTAACATAAATACATGGAAATCAGAAACAATGTTGCAtatcaaattttaataaatatctggAAGTCTAtgatcgtttttgacgtttaaGTTATCATTTCACTATctatagatattattaatacTTCAAAAATATGGTAGTGGTGGACATCACCATGGTTTCAATAGAAATACGATAACGATAAAATAAACGTCAAAAACCCGTATAAACCTCTTTGATCTCTTCTTGCACATACATTGAAATGAAACTCGGATTCGAAACTACAAGATgagaaacaaataatattctGCTTCCAACAAACATCAATATGTTTAGCTAACATCGACGACAGTTTCACTTTAtccaacaatattaaaaaaggaaATCATAGTACGTTCGACACATATGAATAGAAAAAACGTAATATTAGTTCAAGGGAGAGCCGCGAGACAGTTTCCACCGTTACGTTGCCTGCGAAACCTAATATTGTTCTGTTCTCGTCTTTAGTTTGACAGTAGTTACAATTTTACGAGAGCCCAGTCACAAGTGTGAAGATCGTAAAGTATGTCAAATTGCTTTACCATGACACGGAAGATCGCGGGGTGAAATTCAAAATTTCACTATTTACTACATAAACTGTACATACGGCATACCGCATAAAGCTCtcttaaaaaattacaaaaaactttttatcaacatataataataattaacctatctattattgtatttacaattattgCTATTGAATGTTGCGCTTCCAACGCCCAAGTTCTTACACAAACTGGCATATTGCCTCCTCTACTAATGCCTAAATACAGTCAAAAATGCTTTCTTAAATACTCtgttcaaaataaaagaaaatactttaaataatatttacttaagaaTATCACTCTCGCACTGGGCGATGTGGTCATCACCCGGACATTTTATGTGCTGTACGAGacgaaaatattgaaaatatcgaaatgaaatgtacataaaatacaCAAGTCTCGTAAATGGAATAATTgcaataatataagttttaataaaatccaTAACTTAAGTCTGTATTTTGAACAGAGTAACGAAATAAAAGCAAACTAAAGTTAGAATAAATTGCTGCCATCCATGATATGCTTTTCAATTTATAACGGAATGATAAAAAGCGATTTCAAAATCCGCATGTGAAATCGTAACAAGCaaactatataaatatctacaattcataattataatctgtACTCAAACTCTATTTTACGATTGAATCTATTAACATCGATTAATTTATCTTTGTCCACATTATTACttgaatataattatcaaaGAAGAAGAATTATCATAATCTTTACATTATTGCATTTTAACTGTTAATCGTTTCATAAAATTACAGCACGCACAAGTGCTTTGAAACTCAAGTCAGTCTTTAAGTAATAAGTTCTTACACAAAGAATGTTTGTGGGTACGACACATTAAatcatgatattattttaaagacaaTCGTCTAATACAGACACTTAATTGTTTCTGTAGAAGTCAAATATAAGTTTACCCACACTAATCTCTGTTTGCACCGCCCATAGCATTCACCATTCATTCATAAGCAGAAATAAAGTTTCAGTCTTGTTTTGTGTTGatttaaatactaaaatgcATCTGAAATTTGTGACATATCTGTAAGCAAGTTAAATTAAAAGACGTAATAGTATGTAGTATTTGTATGTTGAGTAATTTCACAAAAACGTTGAATATATTGGATAGGTTAGTAGGTTTGGTTCAGGTTATTCATGCTCGGGTTCAGGTTCGGGCGGCGCTGATGGTTCAGTGTCGGCGGGGGGAGCGGGCGACTGCGCGGCTTCCGCACGCGCCCGCGCCAGCGCCTAGGCAAGCGCGGGCGCGGCAGGCCTCGCTCAGGGACGATGGGGGTGAGCGGAACTTAGTGACGAACTACTCACACCCGAATCGCTACTTTTCTCAGAAGCACAAGGCTCTCCGCCAGCTACAAACTTGACTACATTTAGTCGATGATCAGATTCACACGTGTCATCTCTTGCACCACCAGGAAGACCACCACTACGTACAGTGGTACGCTCTGTACCTGTGCCTGGATAGCGTTCAATTCTATCACATTCAGCATCATCTGGTTGTCGCCGACGAATGGACCTCTTAGCTTGCGGTGCTGGTTCTGGGGGCCGATGTGAAGGTTCATCAGCCCTATGAACTAACGGAGAAGTTCGAACTCGTACACCTCCAACTCCTACGCTGGCTTCATAACACCCCGAGTCACGGGGAAATTGTCGTCGGCCAAAGGGAGAGTCACCACCTTCGGAGCTTGAGCCGCCTCCGTCAGCTTCTGCTTCGCCTTCGCCACCTACGAGAGTTGATAATTTTCTTAGTAGCTTCATTAATGGATTACTTTATGTAGAATAAGcattcaaaattattgttcCAACTCACATTCAAGCTGGTGAAGAAGTTGTACAGCAGCAAGAATACGTGTACGATGTTCGGGAGTCATTATTCCCAAATAGTCTAAGTCAGATGGCTCAATCTctttaaataattctatgtcctCATAACCGTTTCTTGCAAAGGCTACAGCATACTCTAACAAATCTATTCGTCTCAGCAATTCTTCTACTGTGCGTGGTCGAGTTTCCCAAAGCCTTTCGCGACTTTTGCACCATTTGGACGATCTTGAACGGACCGTATCCCGTTCAGATAAAACTTCGACGTGGGCGAACTTGAAGTTTCCAACTTTATTGTTCAATACGCCTCGCCATATGCCGGACGCGTTCATATTTATCACTTCTATGATGTCTCCTTTCTGTTGACAAATAACACGTTATTAGAAATTCCTTTCTAGATGCGAGCAGTGGGTACGCTTTGGTATTAAGTCGTCTTACCTTGTATCTCAGGGCATCTTTCTCATAAATATTGGGTACGTAATCGACGAGGGCCCGAGCTCGACACAGCATTTGCGGCACGAGTAAACTCCGCCCGGCTGGACTTAATTCTATGTTTTCTTCTGCCGAGAGAGATGAGTGATTACTACCGGCGCGAACCAATGCCTGTGTGCCTGTACATAAATATTCTAGGCTCAGATAACATAAATTCCAATGTCTACGACCAACACATTGAAAGTAGAATACCTGTGTACATCTTTGTTTGACTGTGAATGGGTAGTAGTTTTAGTAATCAATGCGATGCAATTAGTAAGATTAGTTTATGATGTGTACAAATTTGAGAATTACATATATTACAAGGGTATCTGTAAGTAACACTTGGGGTGTTATGGCACAAAGAAAGGAAAGACCAACTTATTTACAAAACCATTTAtattaacacaaacaaataacttaataaatccACTCACTACTGCCTGATCCGCTGGGAAGACTTTCGAAAGAACTATTAGAACATGGGAACGCTTGGTCACCACTCGTCCGCCTGTCACTGCCTTCAGGACCCCTCTCTTGTCTTAACCTTGAAATTTTTCTTTGGACATCTTGTCTAAGACCTCTCACTTTTCCGGCCAAGTTTGACACTCCTTCACATTCTTCAGCGGACTGAAATGTCGATAGAATTTGTTAAACGGGTAATGGAATCAAAATCAAAAGCAACATTTATATCAGCCTTGGTAATTTGTTTAATGAGATTTCAATGAATACAGTGAATGAAGTACAATTATTTGAATTACCTTATGTACAGTTGCTATATGCTGCGAATCAGTTTCACTTTCTTGGTCTTCATAGTCAGAAGAAGCTGGTGACAAAGGATCAGCACCTATCCGATAGCCGGACATTTGTCGGTAGCCCCTTCTGGAGTCTCGTTCTGATCGGTTTGATTCTAAAGAGATGCCAGATAGTCTTGATCCTATAGATTGGATATCAGATGCGGCGTAATCCCCACTCTCCCGATCTCTTGCCGTTCGCAAGGGGATAACGGTGGTCGGGTAGGGGCCACTCTGCGGAATAATTAATCCCCTCCGAGGGGTTCTCGCTAAACTTATATCGCCGGCGCTTCTTAGAGATATTACGCCTTCACCTCTCGGTTCATTTCTAAGATtgagcgtaaagcaaactcgacCATTTTGAAATGATGCTGCTGGTGCTCCTCCTCCCATTAAAAAATCCTCGGGGTCACTCTCGTATGGTGGTTCGTCGTACCAATGTCCTCTTCCCGAGAGGCCTCTTGCTTCGTCGTCATACATGTACGTGTCGTCTGTAAACGAGCCCTCTATTAGATCAATGCAGCTCAGTTCCCagtaatgcaaataaaaatacgtgcTACAAAAATTGCCAAAAAAATTTTACCGTACAAATGCCTTCCATATAATGGCGATTCACTGACAACACTGCAGTTAAAGCTGTGTACTTACGAACATCGTTAAGCCGTGCGTggttgcaaaatattttttatccaaaACATGCACTCAGCATCTCTCGCAAAGAAAACATTGACTTGATGAATGATATTGAATGGATTTGATATTGTTGATTGACTTTTCATTTAAAGACTATCGCGTCTTATATTGTTTCAAGCTGCTGCATACGGAAAAGTCGAGCGATATGAAATAATGTcgacattacaataatatattgaaCTTTTAAATGAGAATATTTCTTCCATAAAATCATAAGTAAAATGATGAATGACTGTTGCACATCGAAAGCATACcgaatgaaaatgatatcgGACGTGAAAATAACATCATCAAAATAAGCATTCCGCACAATTTGTTAAATATGGTATCAAAAAGTCGTGCAAGCATCATGCGTAATCACGATAGCTCAACAATTAGTAGCAAAATCTGAAGGATTTAATACTTtagaaattgttattatattattaaagtaagtattaaaagtaagtataattttGATAACTCTTGCACAATTATGTGTGTGTTAgaaatttctaaaatattaatagtcaTTCAGATTCACATGTAAAAATTCATGTCAAAAGCACATTAAAATTGTTTCGAACTTTATCCAAACAttaatcaaacattttgttgGACAAGGTTATGCTCGGAATTAATTACAACATACCTCCGAAGGGTCCACGCACACCGTCTCTTCCCATGTTCATAAGACCATGTCTTATATCTCTTAGGATCtgtaacaacaataaatatttgcaaaaaCATTCAAGACATCAAACTTGAATATTCCGTGAATTTTCTTCCCTCAAAGtagataacattatttaattttcaaagaaaactgaGCTAGCTATTTTGTAGGGGAGAAGAGAACAAAataggaaaattttaattttaaaaataatgagcaATTTTCGCGAGTCCGTAACATTGTGCCTAAACATTTTTGGATTTTGCATTTTTCCCACCCGTCGAGTTCATCTCTGTTTCTTCGTGCAAAATAGCAATGCCTTTAAGTGAGACATAAAATCTTTATAGTGTTTATAAGGAAATGAGGGGAAGCTTTTATTTGCGCCTGTGTGCAAGTAGGTAATCCACACAACGTATCGTGTGTATGTCGAAATAACATGCGAACATCATTAGATAGAATCTgtatttaaccttttgaactTTACCGACATAGTTAATGTTTATCGATTCTTTTTATACTAAGTTTTGCTTAAGAATGTTATTAGGTACGATACTTCGACCTAGACGACGTACATATGcgcttattttaaaacataaatcgtGCGAGAAACGGGTCGAgaaatcttttaaaatgtttccCTACGAAATATTTTCCTGAATGCGTGAACacgataataaatattcaaaggGGGCAATAAAAAGACCACTTTCTCGTAAGTAGAAAAGTATTGaacattaacttaatttatgCACACTTAGTTACCAAGACGGCGCAGTTTATACACGAAAGGGATTTACGTGTCGTACTGCTCTACAAAATGAGATTTTAGCAAAATTTTGCGGCAACGTGCCATAAGAATATGTAACACGATATTCATATCCAATTAACTTTGATTTCTACtataataacacattttatcaaattcatgcccaatattttcaataccgAACATTTTGTGTCACCGATTTCGGTATTACCGAAATTGCGGCAAACAGTTTATTGAAACAGTAAAATTTCAATGTTCAATATTCCGAAGTTCGACCCATAGTTTTACGAGCGAAATGTGCTGAGCAAGGGGCTTCGGAAGTTTCGTAGGGAAGCGATACAACTGCCTCTAATAGGCTTAGTCCGAGATTAGGGCACGATTAGCTTGCCTCGGTAGGTGCGTCGAATGGTTGAGCCAGTCAGGAGATTACACGTTGGTGCGAGGCTGGAATCAGATTATTTTCGGATGTAGGCTTTGTGAACGGAGGGAACTTTCCGATTgcattaatgtattgtttttggGCATagctatgaataaaaatatccgATGGAACCACTTTTGGAATGCGTTTTTTGCACAAGTTACAGCTTTGTttcgaaatatttaaattttgcgcaaataaaacttttttagttTCAGAATTTTCGTACCTATATTGTTTCCTGGATgtacgtaatattttatgtaatctgTATTTTGTTAATATAGGAAAAGATAAATACAACATTCATGTGTACACAATTCATGaatgttaaaaattattacCTCTTCCTGTTCTCTGGCAAGTTTGTCTTTTTTCTTCATTGCTTCTTGAACTTTtaactgtaacaaaaaataaataacatatggtttcatgtaataattataaaaatgtatttttatgatataccCTTATTTTGTTAAGACGTCGATATACTggaaaaaataagagaaaaaaatttaatgtactttaacGAAAGATTTTTGTGCATCATTATAAAAAaggaatgaatattttaatgagacAGGTTGTTTTTTAACGTTTAATGTAACCATCGTGCACAACATGCATTTTCGTGTAGTTAATTAACCatgcataaaattttattttcgtgCAAATAAAACCAAACTACGGAGCTGtgcaaaaataagttttatgttacggaaaagaaaattataaataaaaaatggtataaacATGAgagtaataaaacataattttatgcgATATTATACGATCCGTCGAGCCACCTCCAATTCTTTGAGCATGCCGATTAAAAGAAGCCAAAAAGTGTTTGATgagattttgaattttgataTCTGTTAAAACTCTGTTTGGCAAATAAATAcgaatactaaattaaatttaataacaatgaTGAAAATACTTTGtctcatttaatttatatcagtAAATACACCAATATCTTACAAAATGTCGTGATTAACATAGAAtggtaactataaaataaataaataaataaataagcgaGAAAATCGATCTACATTTATTTGATAGAGACATTTAAAAAGCCAAAAGTTGCTATATGATAGtgatacttaaaatatttaatgtacgagtatctatacatatacatacataaacacagTCTAAATATTTTGCCATCCAGAGCATAACAGATTGCTTTATTCTCCTGCATCACCTTTGAGAGCAGAGCGTTTTATTGCAGAGTTAACGATATGACAGTTAACGATACAATAGGTATTTGTCACACAATCTTCTTTAAAATGCCATGCTCTATGAACTTAGAAGAATTAAACTCTTTAAGTTCTAAAATTGTTATAATggattttttaaaagattattgAAACATGGCAATTTAAAACCG
Coding sequences within it:
- the LOC118268218 gene encoding uncharacterized protein LOC118268218 isoform X2, coding for MASSASGNIVVEWLRSLHLGQYAESFIDNGYDDLEICKQVGEPDLDAIGVLNPAHRQRLLHSVRSLREEGAAAVYFTLEEAAAARDSCRCEEEARKEQATAAVEPAKYVDEYEEGKAELVKIPRMQLKRLLRERLAQDGIRLSLQPYSTTDGDRGYLEGLASRYADLFSTHYGDVLDHLEELRRHEWDEMSPRMRVLGGPGTPQTPPSASPGSLALNNLTTSHSQPIYVPGKYSPSSCLTEKEEDEIYGFGYGVFGKQMLQRQQQQKQLLLAQPTQPLMHNTQHNYQSCLSPRSAYFYEFPPSDNCLGTAKKKVTTFSRLLRGLKSHRKEKHGSCSPKHAHSPRQVLPPQRVDTPDSVLQSGLGLGPGPDTALRSMVDPRDYDRLRFFQMSAAQPNTFEETIHRLKVQEAMKKKDKLAREQEEILRDIRHGLMNMGRDGVRGPFGDDTYMYDDEARGLSGRGHWYDEPPYESDPEDFLMGGGAPAASFQNGRVCFTLNLRNEPRGEGVISLRSAGDISLARTPRRGLIIPQSGPYPTTVIPLRTARDRESGDYAASDIQSIGSRLSGISLESNRSERDSRRGYRQMSGYRIGADPLSPASSDYEDQESETDSQHIATVHKSAEECEGVSNLAGKVRGLRQDVQRKISRLRQERGPEGSDRRTSGDQAFPCSNSSFESLPSGSGSSTQALVRAGSNHSSLSAEENIELSPAGRSLLVPQMLCRARALVDYVPNIYEKDALRYKKGDIIEVINMNASGIWRGVLNNKVGNFKFAHVEVLSERDTVRSRSSKWCKSRERLWETRPRTVEELLRRIDLLEYAVAFARNGYEDIELFKEIEPSDLDYLGIMTPEHRTRILAAVQLLHQLECGEGEAEADGGGSSSEGGDSPFGRRQFPRDSGCYEASVGVGGVRVRTSPLVHRADEPSHRPPEPAPQAKRSIRRRQPDDAECDRIERYPGTGTERTTVRSGGLPGGARDDTCESDHRLNVVKFVAGGEPCASEKSSDSGVSSSSLSSAHPHRP